A region of the Bacillota bacterium genome:
TCCTGGGGCTTGCACTGGGCATCGATGCCGAGGAATTGGGGTTGTCCCAAAACCCGGTGAAGCCGAGGGCAATCCTGGCGAAGATCTCATGAAAGGGCGGGGCGAGCGGCAGGCGCAAAGAGAGCCGGGCAAGATGCCGGGCAAGGTGGTGTAAGCGCGGGATGCAAACACCCGGGGGGCATCCGAGAATCGGCGTTTATGTGTGCCACTGCGGCCTCAATATAGCGGGCGTGGTGGACGTGGCAGCCGTTCGAGAGAGCGCGTCGTCGCTCGACGGGGTCGTGGTCGCCCGCGACAACAGGTACACATGCAGCGAGGTCGGGCAGAAGACCATAGCGGACGACATCAGGGAGTTCGCGCTCGATCGGGTGGTAATAGCGTCGTGCTCGCCGAGGCTTCACGAGAAGACGTTCCGTGCGCTCCTGGAGAAGTGCGGGTTGAACCCGTTCCTCCTCGAGATGGCGAACATCCGCGAGCAGTGCTCGTGGGTGCACCCAGGTGACGGCGCGGCGGCAACGGAGAAGGCGAAGGCGCTCGTGCGCTCGGCGGTGGCGAGGGCCAGGCTCCTCGAGCCGCTTCGGCGGGCAGAAGCGCGGGTCGTTCCCAAGGTGATGGTCGTGGGCGGCGGGGTGGCCGGAATATCCGCCGCGCTCTATCTTGGGAACATGGGGATCAAGACCTACCTCGTGGAGCGTCAGCCGTCCATCGGTGGTCACATGGCCATGCTCGACAAGACTTTTCCTACCCTCGACTGCAGCCTGTGCATCCTTTCACCTAAGATGGTGGAGGTCGCAGAGAACGAGAACATAGAGCTCCTGAGCTACACCGAGGTTGAGAAGGTCGACGGCCAGGTAGGCGATTTCAGGGTCAAGGTCCGGCGCAGGGCGCGATACGTCGACGAAGACAAGTGCGTGGGGTGCGGCGACTGCGCCGCTAAGTGCCCGGTCAAGGTGCCCGACGAGTTCAACCGGAACATGGGAGAAAGAAAGGCCATCTACGTTCCGTTCCCGCAAGCCATCCCGCCGGCGTACGTCATCGATCCGGAGCATTGCAGGTACCTCACCCAAGGAAAGTGCAGGGTATGCGAGAAAGTATGCGAGCGCGGGGCGGTGGCGTTCGACCAGACCGACCGCGTTGAGACCGTGGAGGTCGGCGCCATAGTCGTGGCCGCCGGATTTCGGCCGTACGACGCCGCCGGAAAGCCGGAATACGGGTACGGGCGTTTCCCCAACGTCATAACCAGCCTCGATTTCGAGAGGATCATCTGTGCCGACGGGCCCACCCACGGAAAGCTCAAGAGGCCCGGCGACTGGGCGACGCCGAGGCGCGTCGCGTTCGTGCAGT
Encoded here:
- a CDS encoding CoB--CoM heterodisulfide reductase iron-sulfur subunit A family protein; its protein translation is MQTPGGHPRIGVYVCHCGLNIAGVVDVAAVRESASSLDGVVVARDNRYTCSEVGQKTIADDIREFALDRVVIASCSPRLHEKTFRALLEKCGLNPFLLEMANIREQCSWVHPGDGAAATEKAKALVRSAVARARLLEPLRRAEARVVPKVMVVGGGVAGISAALYLGNMGIKTYLVERQPSIGGHMAMLDKTFPTLDCSLCILSPKMVEVAENENIELLSYTEVEKVDGQVGDFRVKVRRRARYVDEDKCVGCGDCAAKCPVKVPDEFNRNMGERKAIYVPFPQAIPPAYVIDPEHCRYLTQGKCRVCEKVCERGAVAFDQTDRVETVEVGAIVVAAGFRPYDAAGKPEYGYGRFPNVITSLDFERIICADGPTHGKLKRPGDWATPRRVAFVQCVGSRDARRRNGAAAYCSRVCCMITAKQAFMIKEKYPEAEVYVYYTDMRTAGKGFEEFYQRGRGEGIVFVRGKPGEIREDEGGSLRITSEDLDSGCILDLSFDMVVLAVGLAPPDGLEELAARLNLSRSADGFLMEGHPKLRPFETSIDGVFLAGCVQFPKDIPDSVAQAGGAAAAAAATCSRQKIEMEPLGPVIDEDACIGCRLCERLCPYGAIKVEKTDKGYKARSVEVACKGCGVCGASCSARAITMKHYSNDQLVAQTRALLEVG